The genomic interval CATCTCTTCTTGCCCATCATTTGTTATATCCGTTTTTTGTTCCAAGATTAATTTGTTTGTTTTCTCATCCTTCTCCATTGCATATACACCAGTAATAGCAGTTAAAGTCATTAAAAAGAAAGCACTTAAAGCAACAAGTAATTCCCTTCTCATGCTAAAACCTCCTAACATCATAATAATTGTAGCATGCCCTTTTTTGGAAAAATCATGTAAGTAAGGAAAAGAAAATTTAAATAATCGGAGATATATATTATTTAGATGATGTATAAGTATAGTGGCTTTTGGTGGGGAGCCTTGTCTTCTTACCAAAAGTGGGGTTCATTCACTTCCTATATATCATTATCGCAACGGCTCTCCTATACTAGCGTTCACCACATCAAAGCAAATACGCTCAACAAAAAAAGATTCCCAATCGCAAAAATCACTTTGCAAATTGGGAATCTCTTCAAACTAATACTATTTACGCTTCTTCATGGGCGACTTTTTCTTCCCACAATTCTACAATCTTACCTGCCTCTGTTTCATCGATAACAAAGGAACCATTTGAATAGCGATCATTAAAGCGGAGGTCTGCAACTTTCACAGATTCAATCTCTCCTTTTTCGGTCTGAATATATACTGTATCTTTTGATTCGACTACAGTCATTCCAACAACACGATGAGGATTCGCTTTTAATTCGCGAAGCATAATTAAACCTCGTTTTGCTCTTCCAGAAAATTCAAATTCAGAAAGCTTCATTTTCTTGATAGAGCCACGCTGTGTAATGATAACAACGGCTTCTTCTTGCGGATTCGCAATTACTTTTCCGGCTACGACATAATCATTATCTTTTAAATTTATGCCTTTGACACCAGCGGCACGAGCACCAACTATATTGATTTCTTCTTCATGGAATCGTAAGGAATAACCAATATGAGTTGCGATTAACACTTCTTGCTTTCCATTTGTTAGGTGAACATCAACTACTTTATCATCACCTTTAAGATTAATTGCAACTAATGGTTTCGAGTAACGCTGTGCTTTATAATTAATCAATTCTGTTTTCTTGGCCATTCCATTTTTCGTAAAGAAAACGAGATATTGAGATTGTTCGAAGTCCTTAATTGGCATAGCTTTAATAATTGATTCATCTCGATCAATTGGAATAATATTAGAAATATGCTGTCCTAAATCCTTCCAACGTATATCCGGTAATTCATGGACAGGTAAATATAAATAGTTTCCTTTATCCGTGAATAATAATACTACTTCGGTAGTGTTCACATCGATTTTAGCAAGTATCCTATCTGTATCCTTCATTCCGAAATCTTGACCATTGCTAGCTGCGTAAGAACGTTGACTAGTACGTTTTATATAGCCATCTTTTGTTACTGTTACAATAACATCTTCACTTGCCACTAATACTTCAAGATTAATTTTGATTTCTTCAATTTCATCTTGAATCAATGTACGTCTTTCACTAATAAAACGTTTTTTAACGTCTTTTAGTTCTTTTTTGATAACCGAAAGCAATTTCTTCTCACTTGCAAGAATTGCCGTCCATTCTTCAATTTTTTCAGCTAACTCTGCAGCCTCTGCTTGAAGAGCGGTTATATCTGTATTTGTTAAGCGATATAACTGTAACGAAACGATTGCTTCTGCTTGTGGTTCTGTAAATTGATAAGCAGCAATTAAGTTATTTTTCGCATCTCGTTTATCTTTGGAAGCACGAATTGTTGCGATTACTTCATCCAATATCGAAAGTGCTTTTATTAAACCGTCTACAATATGCTGTCGATCCTTTGCTTTTTCTAGATCAAACTCAGTTCGGCGTTTGATCGTCTCTTTTTGATGTTCAATATACGCATCAAGTAAAGCAATAATCCCCATTAGTTTCGGACGCTTATTATGAATCGCAACCATATTAAAGCTATATGTTATCTGTAAATCGGTATTTTTAAATAAGAAATTTAAGATTCCGTTTGCATCTACTTCTTTCTTCAGCTCAATAACAATACGTAACCCTGTACGATCTGTTTCATCTCTTACTTCAGCAATTCCTTCTACTTTTCGATCTAATCGCAATTCGTCAATTTTTTTAACGAGATTACTCTTATTTAACTCATATGGAACTTCTGTAATAACGATTTGCTGTTTGCCGCCTCGTAATGTTTCAATTTCCGTTTTCCCGCGAACAATTATTTTCCCTTTACCGGTTTCATAGGCTTTTTTAATGCCTTCTACCCCTTGAATAATACCGCCTGTTGGGAAATCTGGGCCTTTAATATGCTTCATAATGTCTTCAACCGTACAATTTGGCGAATCCATTCGCTCAATAACTCCATCGATCACTTCCCCTAAATGATGGGGAGGAATATCTGTTGCGTATCCAGCTGAGATACCAGTTGAACCATTCACTAGAAGGTTCGGGAATTTTGCTGGCAGAACGGTTGGTTCGTTGGATGTATCATCAAAGTTTGGAATGAAATCAACCGTTCTTTTTTCAATGTCACGTAATAATTCAGCAGAAATAGCAGACAGTCTTGCCTCTGTATAACGCATTGCAGCTGGTGGATCTCCGTCAATGCTTCCGTTATTTCCGTGCATTTCAATTAAGACATTTCGAACCTTCCATTCCTGACTCATCCGTACCATGGCGTCATAGACAGAAGAATCTCCATGTGGATGATAATTACCAATTACGTTACCGACTGTTTTAGCTGATTTTCGAAAATGTTTATCATGTGTATTACCTTCTACATGCATGGCATAAAGGATACGGCGCTGTACAGGCTTTAATCCATCCCTTGCATCAGGAAGTGCACGCTCTTGAATGATGTATTTACTATACCTTCCAAAACGGTCACCGATAACATCTTCTAAGGGTAAATCACGATAATGTTCTAATGAACTCATGATTGACTTCCCTCCTCTGCGACCGTTATATTTTCATTTTCTAGAATATTACCTTCTTCTTCTAATCCGAACGCAACATTTGATTCGATCCATTTTCTGCGAGGTTCTACTTTATCTCCCATTAATGTTGTTACACGACGTTCTGCACGTGCAAGGTCATCAATTTTTACACGGATTAATGTTCTCGTTTCTGGATTCATTGTTGTTTCCCATAATTGATCTGCATTCATCTCGCCTAGACCTTTATATCGTTGCAGGATATAGCCTTTACCGATTTTCTTAATCGCATCTTGCAGGTCATCATCACTCCATGAGTATTCGATGACTTCTTTTTTTCCAGTACCTTTGCTTACTTTGTATAAAGGCGGTAGGGCAATATATACTTTACCAGCCTCTACAAGTGGTTTCATATAACGGTAGAAAAATGTTAGTAACAGTACTTGAATATGAGCTCCATCTGTATCAGCATCCGTCATGATAATGACTTTATCATAATTAGTATCTTCTACCTTAAAGTCCGCTCCAACACCTGCACCGATTGCATGAATAATCGTATTTATCTCTTCATTTTTAAAGATATCTGCAAGCTTTGCTTTTTCTGTATTAATAACTTTCCCACGAAGAGGCAATACTGCTTGGAAACGTCGGTCTCTTCCTTGTTTTGCAGATCCTCCAGCTGAATCCCCTTCCACTAAATAAAGTTCGTTTTTCTGAGGATTTTTCGACTGAGCAGGTGTAAGTTTACCAGAAAGAACAGCTTCACCTCGTTTACGCTTTTTGCCGCTTCTTGCTTCTTCTCTCGCTTTTCGAGCAGCTTCTCTTGCTTGAGCTGCTTTAATTGATTTTTTTATTAAAAGGGAACTAACTTCAGGATTTTCCTCGAAGAAATAAGCTAAATGCTCCGATACAACTGCATCAACAGCTGACCGTGCTTCACTCGTACCTAATTTACCCTTAGTTTGTCCCTCGAATTGCAATAAGTCTTCCGGTACTCGAACAGAGACTATCGCAGACAGGCCTTCCCGTATATCTGAACCATCTAAGTTTTTATCTTTTTCTTTTAAGAGACTGACTTTACGCGCATATTCATTGAACATACGAGTCATTGCTGTTTTCGCGCCAGCTTCATGAGTACCGCCATCTTTTGTGCGGACATTATTAACAAATGAGAGGACATTTTCTGAATATCCATCGTTGAATTGAAAGGCATATTCTACTTCAATTCCATTGCTCTCTCCCTCTAGACTAACTACTGGATGTAGGGAATCCTTCTCTTCGTTTAAGTATTCAACAAAAGCTTCAATCCCATTTTCATAATGGAAAACACTTTGCTCATTATTTCTCTCATCCATAATTTCAATGCGCAATCCTTTTAATAAAAAGGCAGATTCTCTTAATCGCTCACAAAGCGTTTCATAATTATACGTAGTCGTTGAAAAAATCGTTGGGTCTGGCTTAAAGTGTATCGTTGTTCCAGTTTGATTTGTTTTTCCGATTTTTTCTAACGTTGTGACAGGTTTACCGCCGTTTTCAAAACGTTGTTCGTAAACAAAGCCATCACGCTTAATTTTTACAACAACCCATTCTGATAACGCGTTAACTACAGAAGCACCTACACCATGCAGTCCACCACTTGTTTTGTAGCCACCTTGTCCAAATTTTCCTCCAGCATGAAGAATGGTAAAGATAACTTCAGGAGTCGGCTTTCCAATCTTATGCATTCCAGTTGGCATTCCACGTCCTCTATCCTTGACACTTATGGAATTGTCACGATGGATTTTTACAAGGATAGTATCTCCAAATCCAGCCAGTGCTTCATCGACTGCGTTATCTACAATTTCATATACTAGATGATGCAAACCTCTAGAATCTGTACTCCCAATATACATCCCGGGACGTTTCCTAACAGCTTCTAATCCTTCTAATACTTGAATGGCATCATCATTATATTCGAATGCTTGCTGATTCTTTGCCACTGACATACCCCTTTCACTTCTACAAATCCGACATATTATCTTTCTATGTATCATGTCGAACAATTGTTTATGTATTCGTCTAAAAAACGAATTCTCCTCTAAAATCAAGAAATTTTTATAGGTGAACTACTTTTCTTTATTAGACGAGTTTAAAAGAAGGCTTACCTTCCAACCTTCTTTTTCCTTTCAAATTTATT from Niallia sp. FSL W8-0635 carries:
- the parC gene encoding DNA topoisomerase IV subunit A; translation: MSSLEHYRDLPLEDVIGDRFGRYSKYIIQERALPDARDGLKPVQRRILYAMHVEGNTHDKHFRKSAKTVGNVIGNYHPHGDSSVYDAMVRMSQEWKVRNVLIEMHGNNGSIDGDPPAAMRYTEARLSAISAELLRDIEKRTVDFIPNFDDTSNEPTVLPAKFPNLLVNGSTGISAGYATDIPPHHLGEVIDGVIERMDSPNCTVEDIMKHIKGPDFPTGGIIQGVEGIKKAYETGKGKIIVRGKTEIETLRGGKQQIVITEVPYELNKSNLVKKIDELRLDRKVEGIAEVRDETDRTGLRIVIELKKEVDANGILNFLFKNTDLQITYSFNMVAIHNKRPKLMGIIALLDAYIEHQKETIKRRTEFDLEKAKDRQHIVDGLIKALSILDEVIATIRASKDKRDAKNNLIAAYQFTEPQAEAIVSLQLYRLTNTDITALQAEAAELAEKIEEWTAILASEKKLLSVIKKELKDVKKRFISERRTLIQDEIEEIKINLEVLVASEDVIVTVTKDGYIKRTSQRSYAASNGQDFGMKDTDRILAKIDVNTTEVVLLFTDKGNYLYLPVHELPDIRWKDLGQHISNIIPIDRDESIIKAMPIKDFEQSQYLVFFTKNGMAKKTELINYKAQRYSKPLVAINLKGDDKVVDVHLTNGKQEVLIATHIGYSLRFHEEEINIVGARAAGVKGINLKDNDYVVAGKVIANPQEEAVVIITQRGSIKKMKLSEFEFSGRAKRGLIMLRELKANPHRVVGMTVVESKDTVYIQTEKGEIESVKVADLRFNDRYSNGSFVIDETEAGKIVELWEEKVAHEEA
- the parE gene encoding DNA topoisomerase IV subunit B; translated protein: MAKNQQAFEYNDDAIQVLEGLEAVRKRPGMYIGSTDSRGLHHLVYEIVDNAVDEALAGFGDTILVKIHRDNSISVKDRGRGMPTGMHKIGKPTPEVIFTILHAGGKFGQGGYKTSGGLHGVGASVVNALSEWVVVKIKRDGFVYEQRFENGGKPVTTLEKIGKTNQTGTTIHFKPDPTIFSTTTYNYETLCERLRESAFLLKGLRIEIMDERNNEQSVFHYENGIEAFVEYLNEEKDSLHPVVSLEGESNGIEVEYAFQFNDGYSENVLSFVNNVRTKDGGTHEAGAKTAMTRMFNEYARKVSLLKEKDKNLDGSDIREGLSAIVSVRVPEDLLQFEGQTKGKLGTSEARSAVDAVVSEHLAYFFEENPEVSSLLIKKSIKAAQAREAARKAREEARSGKKRKRGEAVLSGKLTPAQSKNPQKNELYLVEGDSAGGSAKQGRDRRFQAVLPLRGKVINTEKAKLADIFKNEEINTIIHAIGAGVGADFKVEDTNYDKVIIMTDADTDGAHIQVLLLTFFYRYMKPLVEAGKVYIALPPLYKVSKGTGKKEVIEYSWSDDDLQDAIKKIGKGYILQRYKGLGEMNADQLWETTMNPETRTLIRVKIDDLARAERRVTTLMGDKVEPRRKWIESNVAFGLEEEGNILENENITVAEEGSQS